The sequence CCAGTGGGGGAGGCCACTCGAGACAGTGATCCTTAGCATCGACTGCACTCCGAAACTCCCCTCGACCGACAGCCTTCGATGGATCGAACTGCTCTGGAAACACGTTCTCCATATACCATCGAAAAGATTTGCATTTCAGTCTCTTTCGAAGGGCTTTTCTCGCGGATACATCACCAAATTGACCTCGATTTTTGGCACCTCCAAACGAATCGTAATAATATTCCGCATAATCATCCAGCCACACCTCAGCCAACCGAACAGTATTCCGCTTGATGGCTGAGTATCCACCAGGTGTATGCTATAAAAATAAGATGATTAGATGATGGCGAAACTGACAATGGGTCCCTCATTTACCGCTAGATACGGATGGCCTCTTTTCTGTATGTGTGCAACCCTCGAACAGGGAACAATCTGCATCGATCCACCACACATCCACGTCTTGAAGGaaagttccatattttctgcccCGTAAGTCTCAAATCCTTCGTCATACCATCCCAAATGAGCGAAAAACGTCTTATTGATGGTAAATAATCCTCCGGCCATTACCGGCGTATCGAACGGTTCGACCGGATTATccatttttcttttcttctccGAACGTGACTTCCACTGGAAATTTATCGTCCAATCGAAAGAACCAAAGTACAGTTGAGAGCTTTGTGCATTCAGTGCCATCGTGTCCTCGTGGATCCAATCGATCGACGGTATCGCTATGGTAGTGGAATCACGGGCTACTCGATCCAACTGCGCCTCTAGCCAGCCTGTGGCGAACGAAAAAAAAGCCGTAGCTGTCAAAAATATCAATTGATATCTAGTTAGCCGCGATATTTACCAACTATAACCTCACAATGTGCGTCTAGAAAAGTTACAACCTCGGCGTTGGCACTCTTCGCACCAAGAATTCTCGCTCGAATCAAACCTTCCCGTTTGCCAGCTCGGACAATACGCACTTTCCGATATGGCCGAAAGTAATCGTCCAGCTGTGTTTTTAGATGAGCCAACGTGGAAAAATCGTCTACTAGAATTATTTCCTGAATCAGCTCCGGTGGGGTTCGGTTCAAAACCGAGTGTACCGTCCGGACCAAAACTGACCATGcctcattgaaaaatacaatcaCTATGGATGTCGGAGGGAGCTCCGAAAGAAATCTACCAGGTTCCTTGCACCAATCGTCCCGGATGTCGGGTAATCGGCGGAAAACTGACACTATATCCGAAGCATACTGATTGAGTCCTTGTGTGTTCCAACCCTCATCGACCTGATGGCG comes from Malaya genurostris strain Urasoe2022 chromosome 3, Malgen_1.1, whole genome shotgun sequence and encodes:
- the LOC131438826 gene encoding putative polypeptide N-acetylgalactosaminyltransferase 9 — its product is MRARRVVPSARIFFFVVVTLLGLTVLYYYFTVYENVHHANDWTEELFQSVEIKTVPSELVSYRRNATTETLQQQPESGTFPPGDMGVAVELGSDIKSDIRHQVDEGWNTQGLNQYASDIVSVFRRLPDIRDDWCKEPGRFLSELPPTSIVIVFFNEAWSVLVRTVHSVLNRTPPELIQEIILVDDFSTLAHLKTQLDDYFRPYRKVRIVRAGKREGLIRARILGAKSANAEVVTFLDAHCEVIVGWLEAQLDRVARDSTTIAIPSIDWIHEDTMALNAQSSQLYFGSFDWTINFQWKSRSEKKRKMDNPVEPFDTPVMAGGLFTINKTFFAHLGWYDEGFETYGAENMELSFKTWMCGGSMQIVPCSRVAHIQKRGHPYLAHTPGGYSAIKRNTVRLAEVWLDDYAEYYYDSFGGAKNRGQFGDVSARKALRKRLKCKSFRWYMENVFPEQFDPSKAVGRGEFRSAVDAKDHCLEWPPPLATKGVNRCHGQGGHQLWFFTSDGELTREDHCMDYDGSKLDMIRCHRMKGNQLWTFDSDNKQFRHAYHLRCLEWDAGKLKMNECVGGKIKQQWLIQHYNASNLKQL